In a single window of the Paenibacillus sp. MMS20-IR301 genome:
- a CDS encoding F0F1 ATP synthase subunit epsilon, which translates to MNTFLLEIVTPEHLVYSKQVNSLTVRGVNGELGILPGHIPLVTPLQVAPLTFKLDGVATTIAVHGGFVEVHKDKVTVLAESAELPVDIDVERAEAAKERAERRLKLQSKQDEIDHRRAELALQRAVTRIKVSTGKGQQ; encoded by the coding sequence GTGAATACCTTTTTGCTCGAAATTGTCACTCCGGAGCATCTGGTCTACTCCAAGCAAGTGAATAGCCTGACTGTACGCGGAGTGAATGGTGAACTGGGCATTTTGCCGGGACATATTCCGCTGGTGACTCCACTTCAGGTTGCTCCGCTTACCTTCAAACTGGATGGCGTAGCTACTACAATCGCCGTCCATGGCGGTTTCGTTGAGGTGCACAAAGATAAGGTAACGGTGCTCGCAGAAAGTGCAGAGCTGCCAGTAGATATTGATGTTGAGCGTGCTGAAGCGGCTAAGGAGCGTGCTGAACGCCGTCTGAAGCTGCAGAGCAAGCAGGATGAAATCGATCACCGCCGTGCGGAGCTGGCCTTGCAGCGCGCTGTAACGCGGATTAAAGTATCGACAGGTAAAGGACAACAGTAG
- a CDS encoding DUF1146 family protein translates to MNTRLSADLPGAIGSSSMISMVISLICVALSWWALQNLKLDLLIRYPKSPQGRLLHLLLAIVLGHFVAGFLLDYLGWSGLIARMF, encoded by the coding sequence ATGAACACACGCTTATCCGCTGATTTGCCCGGTGCTATCGGCAGCAGCAGTATGATCTCCATGGTAATATCTTTAATCTGTGTTGCATTATCCTGGTGGGCACTTCAGAACCTTAAGCTTGATTTGCTCATAAGATATCCCAAGAGCCCTCAGGGCAGATTGCTGCATCTTCTGCTGGCTATTGTTCTTGGCCATTTTGTAGCCGGCTTCCTGCTGGATTATCTGGGCTGGAGCGGACTCATCGCAAGAATGTTTTAA